In Spinacia oleracea cultivar Varoflay chromosome 5, BTI_SOV_V1, whole genome shotgun sequence, a single window of DNA contains:
- the LOC130461370 gene encoding uncharacterized protein codes for MVVIKVKQVAEQKTSNDPTRFFSLSAIRTIFFLIYLVEDTAVSRNILQSAVAYCTEQQHTAISSNILQSATSADSFYLFWFLYSLIQSKSNGGFFTGLLLMMGIGIHQLKRWENQKPFPKDDRETTIEWLDKLLWDDHDIINIMVLAGKLVAKSKRCHTLSNSVISYLDLAPTATRKRAAMEEQFRNLEKRLEEQNSKLEDQNKRMDEKFDELMKFMQAFKDSGNSNEDTSANSHRSHQTRSLGMNPKLNFPKFDGTNPRNWKVDLASLNVIDKAEGWMMNYLSVRKSMIVDWNDFVADLYARFRDDSAHNVVENFNKLQQTGSLEEYIDEFENLRSIMMMNNHILPDAYMLESFIGGLKPTVKPFVKALRPGTIADAIDIARLQEENLTAMGHKPTYKQPYYSPKPLQSIPLIPSSKPPLLPTPTNKPNTTLTLTKYTHQKPKNFKYIPADVRQEKIAKGLCYYCDAPYDRNHKCQFKEPQLFTVEIVGDEVEEVSEDDDGDMGETDITEPLISMSALSGSQGFSTMRVRGMVQGKPIQILVDSGSTHNFVDLSIAQKLGCKVETIPPQAITVADGNHLACQHIYKGFTWTMQGISFEADVLLIPLGSCDMVLGVQWLSLLGPISWDFMQLHMEFCFNGKTVLLKGIPSKKLKVIEGEPSSKVFSTAVQLCLIQVQDQSSNGSVAPNPQVLVAEELKELQLTYHMVFEDPVKLPPLRGVFDHPIPLLPDATPVNIRPYRYPLKQRDIIEQLVQEMLDRGIIQTSASPFASPVVLVGKKDGTWRLCVDYRELNNRTVKNKFPIPVIDELLDELSGAAVFSKLDLRSGYHQMRVHPPDVYKTAFKTHTGHYEFLVMPFGLTNAPASFQNWMNQVFKPLLRKCVLVFFDDILVYSKTVEEHWTHLALVFELMKSNHMFAKLSKCVFATDKVEYLGHYISAAGVQTDPNKVNAVQSWPVPTTVKDLRGFLGLAGYYRKFVKNYASISKPLTDLLKKNNFSWNDHAQLAFEHLKTALVTAPVLAVPNFDKQFVVETDASKKGIGAVLMQEGHPLAFISRSLGPKWQQLSVYEKELLAIVFAVQKWEQYLLGSHFLIKTDQKSLKWLLQQKISTPFQQFWLSKLMGFDYEIQYKSGKENVAADALSRVNGTEILLMAISVLDSNLSALIVASYHLDTALHDTYLALSGGQLVDGFVLQNGLLKKKNRIVVGPDPVLRKKIIEWQHAAPESGHVF; via the exons ATGGTTGTCATCAAAGTAAAACAAGTTGCTGAACAGAAAACATCGAACGATCCCACACGCTTCTTTTCACTTTCAGCAATAAGGaccattttctttttaatttaccTAGTCGAGGATACTGCAGTGAGCAGAAACATACTGCAGTCAGCAGTAGCATACTGCACTGAGCAGCAACATACTGCAATCAGCAGCAACATACTGCAGTCAGCAACATCAGCTGACTCGTTCTACCTTTTCTGGTTCTTATACTCTCTAATTCAGTCTAAGT CAAATGGTGGCTTTTTCACTGGATTATTATTGATGATGGGTATTGGGATACATCAGCTTAAGAGAT GGGAGAACCAGAAACCTTTTCCTAAGGATGATAGGGAGACCACTATAGAATGGTTAGACAAATTGTTATGGGATGATCATGATATTATAAATATCATGGTTTTGGCGGGAAAGTTAGTTGCAAAA agcaaacgCTGCCACACTCTCTCAAATTCTGTAATCAGTTACCTAGACCTGGCTCCTACTGCTACAAGGAAGCGAGCAGCCATGGAAGAACAATTTAGGAATCTGGAAAAGAGATTGGAAGAACAAAATTCCAAACTCGAAGATCAGAACAAGAGGATGGATGAAAAGTTTGATGAGCTGATGAAGTTCATGCAAGCTTTCAAAGATTCTGGAAATAGTAATGAAGACACTTCTGCAAACAGTCACAGATCTCACCAAACCAGATCACTAGGTATGAATCCTAAGCTGAATTTCCCTAAATTCGATGGCACTAATCCTAGAAATTGG AAAGTGGATTTGGCTTCATTGAATGTGATTGATAAGGCTGAAGGATGGATGATGAACTATTTGTCTGTTAGGAAAAGCATGATAGTTGACTGGAATGATTTTGTAGCTGATCTGTATGCTAGATTTAGAGATGATTCTGCGCATAATGTGGTAgaaaattttaacaaattacAGCAGACTGGCTCATTAGAAGAGTATATTGATGAATTTGAGAATTTGAGGTCCATTATGATGATGAACAACCATATTTTGCCTGATGCTTACATGCTTGAGAGTTTTATTGGTGGACTCAAACCCACAGTCAAACCCTTTGTGAAAGCCCTCAGACCTGGTACAATTGCAGATGCTATAGACATAGCTAGATTACAGGAGGAGAATCTGACAGCAATGGGTCACAAACCTACCTACAAACAACCTTATTACAGCCCTAAACCCTTACAATCCATTCCACTCATCCCTAGCAGCAAACCACCCTTGTTACCTACTCCCACAAATAAGCCAAACACAACCTTAACTCTTACCAAATACACCCATCAGAAACCCAAAAACTTCAAATATATCCCTGCTGATGTGAGACAAGAGAAAATTGCAAAGGGATTGTGCTATTACTGTGATGCTCCTTATGATAGGAATCACAAGTGCCAATTCAAAGAACCACAATTATTCACTGTTGAGATTGTGGGAGATGAAGTTGAGGAGGTTAGTGAGGATGATGATGGAGATATGGGAGAAACTGACATCACTGAACCATTAATTTCCATGAGTGCTCTTTCTGGAAGTCAAGGGTTTAGCACTATGAGAGTTAGGGGTATGGTACAGGGCAAACCAATTCAGATATTGGTAGATTCTGGTAGCACACATAACTTTGTGGATCTTAGCATAGCTCAGAAATTGGGTTGCAAAGTGGAAACTATCCCACCTCAAGCAATTACAGTAGCTGATGGGAACCATCTAGCTTGCCAACACATTTACAAAGGTTTCACATGGACTATGCAGGGCATCAGTTTTGAAGCAGATGTTTTACTGATTCCTTTAGGCAGTTGTGATATGGTGTTGGGAGTTCAATGGCTTAGTTTATTGGGACCTATCTCTTGGGATTTCATGCAGCTTCACATGGAGTTTTGCTTTAATGGCAAAACTGTTCTCCTTAAGGGCATCccaagcaagaaactgaaagttATTGAAGGAGAGCCATCTTCCAAGGTATTTTCTACAGCTGTTCAGTTGTGTTTAATTCAAGTACAAGATCAGTCTAGTAATGGTTCAGTAGCTCCTAATCCACAAGTTTTGGTTGCTGAAGAATTAAAAGAATTACAGCTTACTTACCACATGGTATTTGAGGATCCAGTGAAATTACCTCCTTTAAGGGGAGTGTTTGATCACCCAATTCCCTTGTTACCAGATGCAACACCTGTGAACATAAGACCTTATAGATATCCTTTGAAACAAAGGGATATTATTGAACAACTGGTGCAAGAGATGCTGGATAGAGGCATAATTCAAACTAGTGCTTCTCCCTTTGCTTCTCCTGTAGTCTTAGTTGGAAAGAAAGATGGCACATGGAGattgtgtgtggactacagggagTTGAACAATAGAACTGTCAAAAACAAGTTCCCTATTCCAGTTATTGATGAACTGTTGGATGAACTTTCTGGTGCAGCTGTGTTTTCCAAATTAGATCTTAGATCTGGTTATCATCAGATGAGAGTTCACCCACCTGATGTATACAAAACAGCTTTTAAAACACACACTGGTCATTATGAATTCTTAGTTATGCCATTTGGCTTGACTAATGCACCTGCTAGTTTTCAGAACTGGATGAATCAGGTTTTTAAGCCTCTCTTAAGGAAATGTGTGTTAGTCTTttttgatgacatcttggtgtatagcaAAACTGTGGAAGAACATTGGACTCACTTAGCCTTAGTGTTTGAATTAATGAAGTCTAACCACATGTTTGCCAAGCTGAGCAAGTGTGTGTTTGCTACAGACAAGGTGGAGTATTTGGGACATTATATTTCAGCTGCTGGAGTTCAAACTGATCCAAATAAGGTGAATGCTGTCCAAAGTTGGCCTGTTCCCACTACAGTCAAAGACCTAAGAGGGTTTCTAGGATTAGCAGGATACTACAGGAAGTTTGTCAAAAACTATGCATCTATCAGCAAACCATTAACTGATCTTCTCAAAAAGAACAATTTCTCTTGGAATGATCATGCTCAGTTGGCATTTGAACATCTCAAAACTGCTTTGGTAACAGCTCCAGTTCTGGCTGTTCCAAACTTTGACAAACAATTTGTGGTGGAAACTGATGCATCTAAGAAGGGCATTGGTGCTGTATTAATGCAGGAGGGTCACCCTTTGGCTTTCATCAGCAGATCATTAGGACCAAAATGGCAACAATTGTCTGTTTATGAGAAGGAATTGTTAGCCATTGTCTTTGCAGTCCAAAAGTGGGAACAATATCTTTTGGGGAGCCACTTTCTCATTAAGACTGATCAAAAAAGTCTGAAATGGTTGTTACAACAGAAAATTTCCACTCCCTTTCAACAATTTTGGCTTTCTAAGTTAATGGGTTTTGACTATGAAATCCAGTACAAAAGTGGCAAGGAAAATGTGGCTGCTGATGCACTTTCTAGAGTCAATGGTACTGAGATTTTGCTGATGGCAATTTCTGTTCTGGATTCCAACCTTTCAGCATTAATTGTGGCTAGTTATCATCTGGATACTGCCCTGCATGATACATATTTGGCTCTTTCTGGTGGACAATTGGTAGATGGGTTTGTGTTACAGAATGGTCTCCTCAAAAAGAAGAATAGAATAGTGGTTGGCCCTGATCCAGTTCTTAGAAAGAAGATTATTGAGTGGCAACATGCTGCACCTGAAAGTGGTCATG TCTTCTAA